From Halorubrum salinarum, the proteins below share one genomic window:
- the purF gene encoding amidophosphoribosyltransferase produces the protein MNAGGDYGGDEPREKCGVVGVSLEDREAARPLYYALYALQHRGQESAGIVTHDGFQQHSHVERGLVGDAFEEGDLASLSGGTGIGHVRYPTAGSLDKSCAQPFSVSFKSGSLGLSHNGNLVNADEVREELAEAGHAFTSDGDTEVIAHDLARNLLEEDLVRAVKHTMNRIHGSYSLAITHDDTVLGVRDPLGNRPLCLGKIDGGYVLASESAAIDTLDGELIRDVRPGELVVLDPDGTGYDTYQLVERESTAHCFFEHVYFARPDSVIDESLVYEVRRKLGRKLWEESAVESDVVMPVPDSGRAFASGYADAAAETTADGEPRAADDGGVEFAEGLMKNRYVGRTFIMPTQDERERAVRLKLNPIRSTVEGKSVTIIDDSIVRGTTSTQLVELVREAGAEEVHLRIGAPPILAPCYFGIDMATREELIAADASTEEIREEVGADSLSYLSIDAVAEALGESRADLCLGCVTGEYPFDVEGEATDRDVDAPVSDPTPADD, from the coding sequence ATGAACGCCGGTGGGGACTACGGCGGCGACGAACCGCGGGAGAAGTGCGGCGTCGTCGGCGTCTCGCTCGAGGACCGGGAGGCCGCGCGACCGCTGTACTACGCGCTGTACGCGCTCCAGCACCGCGGGCAGGAGTCGGCGGGGATCGTCACGCACGACGGGTTCCAACAGCACAGCCACGTCGAGCGCGGCCTCGTCGGCGACGCCTTCGAGGAGGGTGACCTCGCGTCGCTGTCGGGCGGCACCGGTATCGGCCACGTGCGCTACCCGACCGCCGGCAGCCTCGACAAGAGCTGCGCGCAGCCGTTCTCGGTCTCGTTCAAGTCCGGCTCGCTCGGGCTCTCGCACAACGGCAACCTCGTCAACGCCGACGAGGTGCGCGAGGAACTCGCGGAGGCCGGTCATGCGTTCACCTCCGACGGCGACACCGAGGTGATCGCCCACGACCTCGCGCGGAACCTCCTCGAAGAGGACCTCGTGCGGGCGGTCAAGCACACGATGAACCGCATCCACGGCTCCTACTCGCTGGCGATCACCCACGACGACACCGTGCTCGGCGTCCGCGACCCGCTCGGGAACCGGCCGCTGTGCCTGGGTAAGATCGACGGCGGCTACGTTCTCGCCAGCGAGTCCGCCGCCATCGACACCCTCGACGGCGAGCTGATCCGCGACGTGCGCCCCGGCGAACTCGTCGTCCTCGACCCCGACGGCACCGGCTACGACACGTACCAGCTGGTCGAACGCGAGTCGACCGCCCACTGCTTCTTCGAACACGTCTACTTCGCCCGCCCCGACTCCGTCATCGACGAGAGCCTCGTGTACGAGGTGCGCCGGAAGCTCGGCCGGAAGCTCTGGGAGGAGTCCGCGGTCGAGTCCGACGTGGTGATGCCCGTGCCCGACTCCGGGCGCGCGTTCGCCTCCGGCTACGCGGACGCCGCGGCCGAGACGACCGCCGACGGCGAGCCCAGGGCGGCCGACGACGGCGGCGTCGAGTTCGCCGAGGGCCTGATGAAGAACCGGTACGTGGGCCGGACGTTCATCATGCCCACGCAGGACGAGCGCGAGCGCGCGGTCCGCCTGAAGCTGAACCCGATCCGCTCGACGGTGGAGGGGAAGTCGGTCACCATCATCGACGACTCCATCGTCCGCGGGACGACCTCGACCCAGCTCGTCGAGCTGGTCCGCGAGGCGGGCGCCGAGGAGGTTCACCTCCGGATCGGCGCGCCGCCGATCCTCGCGCCCTGCTACTTCGGCATCGACATGGCGACCCGGGAGGAGCTGATCGCGGCCGACGCCTCGACCGAGGAGATCCGCGAGGAGGTCGGCGCCGACTCGCTGTCGTACCTCTCCATCGACGCGGTCGCGGAGGCGCTCGGCGAGAGCCGCGCCGACCTGTGTCTCGGCTGCGTCACCGGCGAGTACCCCTTCGACGTGGAGGGCGAAGCGACCGACCGCGACGTCGACGCGCCAGTCTCGGACCCGACGCCGGCCGACGATTAG
- a CDS encoding DUF5820 family protein, whose product MAFESLPDGWRLWNEEPSGRAILVYRPDVFGSGDLPDECLPTIYLTNGARNARPGSGQYATDEWHVVLFLEPEIEAVTQTHESREAGAAGAVDVAERFVSGDVDYRGAYQVPREEYFARLDEFVGSSETA is encoded by the coding sequence ATGGCCTTCGAATCGCTGCCGGACGGCTGGCGGCTGTGGAACGAGGAGCCCAGCGGGCGGGCGATCCTCGTCTACCGCCCCGACGTTTTCGGGAGCGGCGACCTCCCCGACGAGTGTCTCCCGACGATCTACCTGACGAACGGCGCCCGGAACGCCCGGCCCGGGTCGGGCCAGTACGCGACCGACGAGTGGCACGTCGTCCTCTTCTTGGAGCCCGAGATCGAGGCGGTCACGCAGACCCACGAGAGCCGGGAGGCGGGCGCGGCCGGCGCGGTCGACGTCGCGGAGCGGTTCGTCTCCGGCGACGTGGACTACCGGGGGGCGTACCAGGTGCCCAGAGAGGAGTACTTCGCGCGCCTCGACGAGTTCGTCGGGAGCAGCGAGACGGCGTGA
- a CDS encoding DUF420 domain-containing protein, protein MTDWARENVSVLTAVASVVALALVFGAVGGVIPSSLLPRASDAALAAIPHFNAAVSLTAIATILLGWRAISRGNVERHRNFMVTSFALFAAFLGAYLYRLIHVSTTEFPGPELVYSYVYLPFLAVHILLAIVCVPFVFHALFLAATRPYADLYQTRHSQVGFVGAVLWLISFTMGIGVYLLLYHVY, encoded by the coding sequence ATGACCGATTGGGCCCGCGAGAACGTTTCCGTCCTGACCGCCGTCGCCTCCGTCGTCGCGCTCGCGCTCGTGTTCGGCGCGGTGGGCGGCGTGATCCCGAGTTCGCTGCTGCCGCGCGCGAGCGACGCCGCCCTCGCCGCGATCCCGCACTTCAACGCCGCCGTCTCCCTCACCGCCATCGCGACGATCCTGCTCGGCTGGCGGGCGATTTCCCGGGGGAACGTCGAGCGGCACCGGAACTTCATGGTGACCTCCTTCGCGCTGTTCGCCGCGTTCCTCGGCGCGTACCTCTACCGGCTGATCCACGTCAGCACCACCGAGTTCCCCGGGCCGGAGCTCGTCTACTCGTACGTCTACCTCCCGTTCCTCGCGGTCCACATCCTGTTGGCCATCGTCTGCGTCCCGTTCGTCTTCCACGCGCTCTTCCTGGCCGCGACCCGTCCGTACGCGGACCTCTACCAGACGAGACACTCGCAGGTCGGGTTCGTCGGCGCCGTCCTCTGGCTGATCTCGTTCACGATGGGAATCGGCGTGTACCTGCTGCTGTACCACGTCTACTGA
- a CDS encoding halocyanin domain-containing protein has translation MTPNADVAEGDAASMSRRGFFRAGAAGAAVAAGVAAGSGTAAAQYDGWLDDVSNYDGTHDYRGQSEVTVSVGAGENGLLFGPAAILIDPGTTVVWEWTGRGGGHNVVADDGTFDSGSAVAEEGTTFEYTFDDAGDGDVFNYYCGPHQSIGMKGAVAVGSVDDDLVDPQAEGGDGGDGGSGSGDSESGGSGSGGSGGGSGLSASDIGTLALGFGFAGALLVPLFYAAHRKAERNT, from the coding sequence ATGACACCGAACGCCGACGTTGCCGAGGGCGACGCCGCGTCGATGAGCCGCCGCGGGTTCTTCCGCGCCGGGGCCGCCGGGGCGGCGGTCGCCGCGGGCGTCGCGGCCGGAAGCGGCACCGCGGCCGCCCAGTACGACGGCTGGCTCGACGACGTGAGCAACTACGACGGGACCCACGACTACCGCGGGCAGAGCGAGGTCACCGTCTCGGTCGGCGCGGGCGAGAACGGTCTCCTGTTCGGTCCCGCCGCCATCCTGATCGACCCGGGCACGACGGTCGTCTGGGAGTGGACCGGTCGGGGCGGCGGCCACAACGTCGTCGCGGACGACGGCACCTTCGACAGCGGGTCGGCGGTCGCTGAGGAAGGGACCACCTTCGAGTACACCTTCGACGACGCCGGCGACGGCGACGTGTTCAACTACTACTGCGGCCCGCACCAGTCCATCGGGATGAAGGGGGCCGTCGCGGTCGGCTCCGTCGACGACGACCTCGTCGACCCGCAGGCCGAGGGGGGCGACGGGGGCGACGGCGGCTCCGGAAGCGGCGACTCCGAAAGCGGCGGTTCCGGAAGCGGTGGCTCCGGCGGCGGGAGCGGACTCTCCGCGAGCGACATCGGGACGCTGGCGCTCGGCTTCGGCTTCGCCGGCGCGCTGCTCGTCCCGCTGTTCTACGCCGCCCACCGGAAGGCCGAGCGGAACACGTAG
- a CDS encoding S8 family serine peptidase has protein sequence MNFGRRTFIKGAAGIGVTATITGTASAAAGDAQYIVRATGNGTRDAVVDAGFSVRHELAEGSVLVVTGPADASADLESIGGVSAANPDVTVELDQPDVDAEVESDDLPSDDAAFTDLQWDKQTTDVFEAHEYATGEGTRVAIVDTGIDLNHPDLGNVNEDLGRAFVTNDDVPEIGPDDSGYHGTHVAGTVGATGEVGFVGTAPDTELIPVRVFPAEGGATFGDILAGIDYAAEIGADAANFSLGIPGVQEPGSALNKLKAEVQTVFQSAVRRGTVITGSAGNDSGSLQGSGFTLPNSVPAAFTVSATSPADTLSFYSNFGTSDIDIAAPGGYYETVERTLGVTGEPDDIPFPLNAVVSTWPTDLKSEIGLPGYDAIAGTSMAAPQVAGLAALVRELEPNANASRIEQAIQKGAEGANGKSSSEFGAGIINALNTVERLATKNGKK, from the coding sequence ATGAATTTTGGACGACGGACGTTCATCAAAGGCGCAGCGGGAATCGGCGTCACGGCGACGATCACGGGCACGGCGTCGGCCGCCGCCGGAGACGCGCAGTATATCGTTCGCGCGACTGGGAACGGCACACGCGACGCGGTCGTGGACGCGGGCTTCTCGGTGCGCCACGAGCTCGCCGAGGGGTCGGTCCTCGTCGTCACCGGGCCAGCGGACGCGTCCGCCGACCTCGAGTCGATCGGCGGCGTCTCGGCGGCGAACCCGGACGTGACGGTTGAACTCGACCAGCCGGATGTCGACGCCGAGGTCGAGTCGGATGACCTTCCGAGTGACGACGCCGCGTTCACAGACCTCCAGTGGGACAAGCAAACGACGGACGTGTTCGAGGCCCACGAATACGCGACCGGCGAGGGGACACGGGTCGCGATCGTCGACACGGGGATCGATCTCAACCATCCGGACCTCGGCAACGTGAACGAGGATCTCGGCCGCGCGTTCGTCACCAACGACGACGTGCCAGAAATTGGCCCCGACGACTCTGGCTACCATGGCACCCACGTCGCGGGGACCGTCGGCGCGACCGGCGAGGTCGGCTTCGTCGGGACCGCGCCCGACACCGAGCTAATCCCGGTCCGCGTCTTCCCCGCCGAAGGCGGCGCGACGTTCGGCGACATCCTCGCCGGGATCGACTACGCGGCCGAGATCGGCGCGGACGCCGCGAATTTCAGTCTCGGCATTCCGGGCGTCCAAGAGCCCGGGTCGGCCCTGAACAAGCTGAAGGCGGAGGTTCAGACGGTGTTCCAGAGTGCGGTCCGCCGCGGTACGGTAATCACCGGGAGCGCGGGCAACGACTCGGGGAGTCTTCAGGGAAGCGGCTTCACCCTCCCGAACAGCGTTCCGGCGGCGTTCACGGTCAGCGCCACGTCCCCCGCCGACACGCTCTCGTTCTACTCCAACTTCGGCACCAGCGACATCGACATCGCCGCGCCGGGCGGCTACTACGAGACAGTCGAACGGACGCTGGGTGTAACCGGGGAGCCCGATGACATCCCCTTCCCATTGAACGCCGTCGTTTCGACGTGGCCGACCGATCTGAAATCGGAGATCGGCTTGCCCGGTTACGATGCCATCGCCGGCACCTCCATGGCCGCGCCGCAGGTCGCCGGACTGGCCGCGCTCGTCCGCGAACTCGAACCGAACGCGAACGCGAGCCGCATCGAGCAGGCCATCCAGAAGGGAGCCGAAGGCGCGAACGGCAAGAGCAGCTCCGAGTTCGGCGCTGGGATCATCAATGCCCTGAACACGGTCGAGCGACTGGCGACGAAGAACGGCAAGAAGTAG
- the rqcH gene encoding ribosome rescue protein RqcH, with amino-acid sequence MDQKRELSSIDLAALVTELNRYEGAKVDKAYLYDDDLLRLKLRDFDRGRVELMIEVGDVKRAHAADPNHVADAPGRPPNFAKMLRNRMSGADFAGVEQYEFDRILTFEFEREDQNTTLVAELFGQGNVAALDETGEVIGALSTVRLKSRTVAPGSQYEYPASRLNPLDVSYGGFERHMRESDSDVVRTLATQLNLGGLYAEEVCTRAGVPKETPIEEATDDQLRALHDALARIDERLRSGDVDPRVYEESVEGDGTDGDGGEPRVVDVTPFPLAEHEDLPSVGFDSFNDAVDEYFHRLGSEATDDGEAPADAGSSRPDFEEEIAKQERIIEQQKGAIEGFEEQAQAERERAELLYANYDLVDEVISTVREARENEVPWDEIEATLDAGAERGIEAAQAVVGVDGGEGTVTVELDEEGDDGGTTHVELDASEGVEVNADRLYREAKRVEEKKAGAKEAIESTREELEAVKERKREWGEQQAADEGDNADDEGDADEEEYETDWLSRSSIPIRSPDDWFERFRWFRTSTGYLVIGGRNADQNEELVKKYMSKHDRFFHTQAHGGPVTILKASGPSESADPVDFSEETLREAAQFAVSYSSDWKDGRGAGDAYMVEPDQVSKTPESGEYIEKGSFVIRGDRTYFEDVPCRIAVGVQCEPVTRAIGGPPSAIVDRAAAHVTFEPGMYAQNDAAMMAYRNLKERFADQSFVRKVASADQLQEFLPPGGSDIVD; translated from the coding sequence ATGGACCAGAAGCGGGAGCTGTCGAGCATCGACCTCGCCGCGCTCGTCACCGAGCTCAATCGGTACGAGGGCGCGAAGGTCGACAAGGCGTACCTCTACGACGACGACCTGCTCCGGCTGAAGCTGCGCGACTTCGACCGCGGCCGCGTCGAGCTCATGATCGAGGTGGGCGACGTGAAGCGCGCGCACGCCGCCGACCCGAACCACGTCGCGGACGCGCCGGGCCGTCCGCCGAACTTCGCGAAGATGCTGCGGAACCGCATGTCCGGCGCGGACTTCGCGGGCGTCGAGCAGTACGAGTTCGACCGCATCCTCACCTTCGAGTTCGAGCGCGAGGACCAGAACACCACCCTCGTCGCGGAGCTGTTCGGCCAGGGGAACGTCGCCGCGCTCGACGAGACGGGCGAGGTGATTGGGGCGCTGTCGACGGTGCGGCTCAAGTCTCGCACCGTCGCGCCCGGCTCGCAGTACGAGTACCCCGCCTCCCGGCTGAACCCGCTCGACGTGAGCTACGGCGGGTTCGAGCGCCACATGCGCGAGTCGGACAGCGACGTGGTGCGCACGCTCGCCACGCAGCTCAACCTCGGCGGCCTGTACGCCGAGGAGGTGTGTACGCGGGCCGGCGTGCCGAAGGAGACGCCGATCGAGGAGGCGACCGACGACCAGCTCCGCGCGCTCCACGACGCGCTCGCACGGATCGACGAGCGGCTCCGATCCGGCGACGTCGACCCGCGCGTGTACGAGGAATCGGTCGAGGGCGACGGGACCGACGGCGACGGCGGCGAGCCCCGGGTCGTCGACGTGACGCCGTTCCCGCTGGCCGAACACGAGGACCTCCCGAGCGTCGGCTTCGACTCGTTCAACGACGCCGTCGACGAGTACTTCCACCGGCTGGGGAGCGAGGCGACCGACGACGGCGAGGCGCCCGCCGACGCCGGCAGCTCCCGCCCGGACTTCGAGGAGGAGATCGCCAAACAGGAGCGGATCATCGAACAGCAGAAGGGGGCGATCGAGGGGTTCGAGGAGCAGGCGCAGGCCGAGCGCGAGCGCGCCGAGCTGCTGTACGCGAACTACGACCTCGTCGACGAGGTGATCTCGACCGTGCGCGAGGCCCGCGAGAACGAGGTGCCGTGGGACGAGATCGAGGCGACGCTCGACGCCGGCGCCGAGCGCGGGATCGAGGCCGCGCAGGCCGTCGTCGGCGTCGACGGCGGCGAGGGGACCGTGACGGTCGAGCTCGACGAGGAGGGCGACGACGGCGGGACGACCCATGTCGAACTCGACGCCAGCGAGGGCGTCGAGGTCAACGCCGACCGGCTCTACCGGGAGGCGAAGCGCGTCGAGGAGAAGAAGGCGGGCGCGAAGGAGGCGATCGAGTCGACCCGCGAGGAGCTGGAGGCCGTCAAGGAGCGGAAGCGGGAGTGGGGGGAACAGCAGGCCGCCGACGAGGGAGACAACGCTGACGACGAGGGCGACGCCGACGAGGAGGAGTACGAGACCGACTGGCTCTCGCGGTCGTCGATCCCGATCCGAAGCCCGGACGACTGGTTCGAGCGGTTCCGCTGGTTCCGCACCTCCACGGGGTACCTCGTCATCGGCGGCCGGAACGCCGACCAGAACGAGGAGCTGGTGAAGAAGTATATGAGCAAGCACGACCGGTTCTTCCACACCCAGGCGCACGGGGGACCGGTGACGATCCTGAAGGCGTCGGGGCCGTCAGAGTCGGCCGACCCCGTCGACTTCTCCGAGGAGACCCTGCGCGAGGCCGCGCAGTTCGCCGTCTCCTACTCGTCGGACTGGAAGGACGGTCGCGGCGCGGGCGACGCGTACATGGTCGAGCCGGACCAGGTGTCGAAGACGCCCGAGAGCGGCGAGTACATCGAGAAGGGGAGCTTCGTGATCCGCGGCGACCGCACCTACTTCGAGGATGTCCCCTGCCGGATCGCGGTCGGCGTCCAGTGCGAGCCGGTCACCCGCGCCATCGGCGGGCCGCCGTCGGCGATCGTCGACCGCGCGGCCGCGCACGTCACCTTCGAGCCGGGGATGTACGCGCAAAACGACGCCGCGATGATGGCCTACCGGAACCTGAAAGAGCGGTTCGCGGACCAGTCGTTCGTGCGGAAGGTCGCGAGCGCCGACCAGCTACAGGAGTTCCTGCCGCCGGGCGGGTCGGACATCGTCGACTGA
- a CDS encoding twin-arginine translocation signal domain-containing protein, protein MPSRRNFLAGVSVVGAVGVAGCVSSVDTTTGRVFVKSINVEATASDGNATRIDLLTVLFERLENILHGQYDPEYVGSALDDRTVTVSDSLHEELKNQFGDVRYLVNVAPVGGNENPVNVAVTQADFNELTLGGRATVSTRSGEDEFRYLRVHNTEPRNQAISESNIRSFDLESAINSN, encoded by the coding sequence ATGCCCTCCCGCCGGAATTTCCTCGCAGGAGTGAGCGTCGTGGGTGCTGTCGGGGTGGCAGGCTGCGTTAGTTCGGTCGACACAACGACAGGACGTGTCTTCGTGAAATCAATCAATGTGGAGGCGACCGCTTCCGATGGGAACGCGACCAGAATTGACCTACTCACCGTGCTGTTCGAACGCTTGGAGAATATTCTCCACGGGCAATATGACCCCGAGTACGTCGGGTCTGCTCTTGATGACCGAACCGTTACCGTCTCCGACAGCCTCCATGAGGAGCTGAAAAATCAGTTCGGGGACGTTCGGTATCTCGTTAACGTAGCTCCGGTTGGCGGAAATGAGAACCCGGTCAATGTGGCGGTCACACAGGCCGACTTCAACGAACTTACCCTCGGCGGTCGTGCCACGGTCAGTACGAGATCCGGGGAGGACGAGTTCCGCTATCTGCGAGTTCACAACACCGAACCACGAAATCAAGCGATATCTGAAAGTAATATTAGATCCTTCGATCTCGAGTCAGCAATCAATTCCAACTGA
- the gatE gene encoding Glu-tRNA(Gln) amidotransferase subunit GatE, whose protein sequence is MSKDATPEYDYEELGLVAGLEIHQQLDTETKLFCDSPTVERDPDEADRSITRQLHPTKSELGELDDAAMEESRVDREFTYLAYDTTCLVEEDDEPPRRVDGEALSVALQIADLLDLSVVDQAHVMRKLVIDGSNTSGFQRSILLGQDGEIETESGSVSVVDLMLEEESAKRVEETDDGVVYSLDRLGVPLVEIGTGPDIRSPEGARQAAERIGMLLRSTGAVKRGLGTIRQDVNVSIADGARVEVKGVQDLQGIEDIVRGEVGRQAELLEIRDELRERDASVGDVSDVTDVFADTESGVIRGALDSGGKVTAVPLFGFDGLVGREIQTDRRLGTELSDHAKHHGAGGIFHTDELPAYGVTEAEVDALRDAVGAGEGDAVAIVAADPEAADLAIEAAADRAETAIEGVPEETRGANDDGTTRYLRPLPGAARMYPETDVPPVEPDPSDVETPELLDEKAERYEAEFGLDAGLAEQVAFGQRFPLFEAAVERGVDPTFAASTLESTTTEIRRDGAPVENLTDDHFLALFDLVEDGDLAKEGVPEVLTTLAEDPDLTASEAVEEAGLSGVSEAEVREAVVEVVERNADQVEAEGMGAFSGLMGEAMGALRGKADGEVVSDVLREEIGKRT, encoded by the coding sequence ATGAGTAAGGACGCGACCCCCGAGTACGACTACGAGGAACTGGGGCTCGTCGCCGGGCTGGAGATCCACCAGCAGCTCGACACGGAGACGAAGCTGTTCTGTGACTCCCCGACCGTCGAGCGCGACCCGGACGAGGCCGACCGGTCGATCACCCGGCAGCTCCACCCGACGAAGAGCGAACTGGGCGAACTCGACGACGCGGCGATGGAGGAGAGCCGCGTCGACCGCGAGTTCACGTACCTCGCGTACGACACCACCTGCCTCGTCGAGGAGGACGACGAGCCGCCCCGGCGCGTCGACGGCGAGGCGCTCTCGGTGGCGCTCCAGATCGCCGACCTGCTCGACCTCTCCGTCGTCGACCAGGCGCACGTCATGCGGAAGCTCGTCATCGACGGCTCGAACACCTCCGGATTCCAGCGCTCCATTCTCCTGGGCCAGGACGGCGAGATCGAGACCGAGTCCGGCTCCGTGTCGGTCGTCGACCTCATGCTCGAAGAGGAGTCGGCGAAGCGCGTCGAGGAGACCGACGACGGCGTCGTCTACTCGCTCGACCGCCTCGGCGTCCCCCTCGTCGAGATCGGGACGGGCCCGGACATCCGCAGCCCCGAGGGCGCCCGGCAGGCCGCCGAGCGCATCGGCATGCTGCTCCGCTCGACGGGCGCGGTCAAGCGCGGGCTCGGCACGATCCGCCAGGACGTGAACGTCTCCATCGCGGACGGCGCCCGCGTCGAGGTGAAGGGGGTTCAGGACCTCCAGGGGATCGAGGACATCGTCCGCGGCGAGGTCGGGCGGCAGGCGGAGCTGCTCGAAATCCGCGACGAGCTTCGCGAGCGCGACGCGAGCGTCGGCGACGTCTCGGACGTGACCGACGTCTTCGCCGACACGGAGTCCGGGGTCATCCGCGGCGCGCTCGACTCGGGCGGGAAGGTGACCGCGGTCCCGCTGTTCGGCTTCGACGGCCTCGTCGGCCGCGAGATCCAGACGGACCGCCGGCTCGGCACGGAGCTGTCCGACCACGCGAAGCACCACGGCGCCGGCGGCATCTTCCACACCGACGAGCTGCCCGCGTACGGCGTCACCGAGGCGGAGGTCGACGCGCTCCGCGACGCCGTGGGCGCGGGCGAGGGCGACGCGGTCGCCATCGTCGCGGCCGACCCGGAGGCCGCCGACCTCGCGATCGAGGCGGCCGCGGACCGCGCCGAGACCGCGATCGAGGGCGTCCCGGAGGAGACCCGCGGCGCGAACGACGACGGCACGACCCGGTACCTCCGCCCGCTGCCGGGCGCCGCGCGCATGTACCCCGAGACGGACGTGCCCCCGGTCGAGCCGGACCCCTCCGACGTGGAGACCCCCGAACTGCTCGACGAGAAGGCCGAGCGGTACGAGGCGGAGTTCGGCCTCGACGCCGGCCTCGCCGAGCAGGTCGCGTTCGGCCAGCGGTTCCCGCTGTTCGAGGCGGCCGTGGAGCGCGGCGTCGACCCGACCTTCGCGGCGTCGACGCTTGAGTCGACGACGACGGAGATCCGGCGCGACGGCGCGCCCGTGGAGAACCTCACCGACGACCACTTCCTCGCGCTGTTCGACCTCGTCGAGGACGGCGACCTCGCGAAGGAGGGCGTCCCCGAGGTGCTGACGACGCTCGCCGAGGACCCCGACCTGACGGCGAGCGAGGCGGTCGAGGAGGCCGGGCTCTCCGGCGTGAGCGAGGCGGAGGTGCGCGAGGCCGTCGTCGAGGTCGTCGAGCGCAACGCCGACCAGGTCGAGGCCGAGGGGATGGGCGCGTTCTCCGGGCTGATGGGCGAGGCCATGGGCGCGCTCCGCGGGAAGGCGGACGGCGA